A genomic stretch from Triplophysa dalaica isolate WHDGS20190420 chromosome 4, ASM1584641v1, whole genome shotgun sequence includes:
- the LOC130419862 gene encoding uncharacterized protein LOC130419862 translates to MRPDTLVVKDRMQRTFEWRRREIRDGMTVEDILKKYPFLKTTSGLCDEVDRMHLSTVSLSQRFKDGFTSIVPKVLQLVQRNAPLAKIYKEAREEMLAEDLPDYDFRAALILLPHIFKEKVESFITLGESDADTPYPTIQLVETDWKMAFSKRLQVIVKVDGVEVCRGIGVEEGTLAAFSAYHVFNLAYPPYMKNTLTFLQHAIAKITEVDGKPLPITVTRIINILC, encoded by the exons ATGCGACCAGACACCTTGGTAGTCAAAGACCGAATGCAGCGAACTTTTGAATGGCGAAGAAGGGAGATAAGAGATGGGATGACTGTGGAGGATATACTTAAGAAATACCCTTTCTTAAAAACAACCTCAGGG TTGTGTGATGAAGTTGACCGAATGCATTTATCAACTGTCAGCTTAAGCCAGCGCTTCAAGGACGGCTTTACTAGTATTGTGCCAAAGGTGCTTCAGCTTGTTCAAAGAAATGCTCCATTAGCCAAAATCTACAAAGAAGCAAGAGAAGAGATGCTTGCAGAAGATCTACCAG atTATGACTTTCGTGCAGCGCTTATTCTGCTGCCCCACATCTTTAAAGAGAAAGTTGAGAGCTTCATCACATTGGGAGAG TCTGATGCTGATACTCCATACCCAACCATACAATTGGTAGAAACTGACTGGAAAATGGCTTTCTCCAAAAGGCTTCAAGTCATTGTCAAAGTTGATGGTGTGGAGGTGTGCAGGGGAATAGGAGTTGAAGAAGGAACACTTGCAGCCTTCAGTGCTTACCATGTTTTCAACTTGGCTTATCCACCCTACATGAAGAATACACTGACCTTCCTGCAGCATGCCATAGCAAAAATTACTGAGGTGGATGGCAAGCCCCTTCCAATAACTGTCACCCGAATAATTAATATCCTGTGCTGA